AATAGTGATAAGTTGCATGGCCGCCCATTTTGGTTGTCAAATTTAATGATAATGACTCTTTCctgttaagggtatacgaggtattgttggtcgaagcagtaaaaaaatgatctgaatcaatatattattgaaaaataacactttggagttttgcaaaagttcattctagaaattgtatactttgaaaacttgcttaatttattgttgttttaatgagttatgtacgttttacaaaagtgttgttgtttcagccctctttataacataactcaagaaccacaggacctacaaaagtatatctgtgatatttgaattcttctacaggctcgctatgaattgagcaatgcaatttttggtaAAGCTTActtccattcgcaagatgctttgaactacttttttttctgctgcttcgaccaacaatacatcgtataaccttaagatGGCCTGttgtgatttttggtaatttgAAAGGGCAAGCTACATGTCATGTCTACAAATGTAGCTATGTTCAAAAAGCACAGTTGTATATCAAAGCCTCATGGATACTGTATATATATACTACTTGTGTGTCATTGCATGTATTGCCTTGTTGAGTTACATTGCACGGTTccaccatatgcgaggagagcctcgatctggttAGCATACACACATGaagggaattgaaccagtcatacatgtataacattgcataaagttacgtaatacttccttttGTGTCTATTAcgagttcgaggctctccccacatatggcggaaccatgcaataggTGAATAGCCCAGAAGCATGTTTTTTTAGCCTCATCATGGATGCTGTGTGTGTACTAGGGGTGTGTCATTGTGTGTATTTCATTGCATGTGATACAAAAGGTccaacatttgcatattttgtgtatTGGGTACCAATCTAgtcaatatacatgtaccacCAAGTACAATAAAAACATAGTAAATGCACACCCCTATCTGAGAGAGTTGCCAACTACTGTTCCTTTATTTAATTCTCGGACACAACATGTATTAAAATCATTGAAAAGCAATAGAGTCTGTCTGCTGGCATATGGCGTTGTAAGATATAGCTAAGGCAATGTTGTTTCTACATGTACTTACTAAGCAGCCAGTTCCTAAGATCAAAGCTTCTGCAAAGTACACAGTCACTATAGTCcatcaactcagaagtacaaagtaaatatgtGACATCGGGGGTCGGTGCTTTGCGTCACACACACTGCGTGTTAAAAATGTGATACATAAAGAGCATGGTGTGCTCAGCAAGTACAAAAGCATGCAGCAGTTGgcgtgccaaagaagcatttacacatgcattgcactgaaataattattctcatacctccagtttctgaGGTCTATTTAATTTGTATTTCCGAGTTGATGGACTATACTTACATTAACACGATGCCTGACATGGACACCTGTTTCTGAGCACTAAATATACCAACAGTAGTACTTATATTCAACATTAATAGTTTGTATGGATTTTTAACTGACGAATTCgaaccaaaatatgaaaacagTCAACACTGTTCAAAGAATACTGAAAATGCTGAAGAAATACTGGTGACACTGTATAATGGTGTGAAAagtatttttgaattttaatggCAGCTCTCACTCTGATAcatataaaaagttaaaaacaATGGTGGCTTATAGTTTTAAAGATAATCATTTATCAGGGCTTGAATTAGGAATTTTGAAGGGCACCCATTTCAAGGCCATCGGCAAATCCTTTACAAAGGCACCAATGCCATTTAGTGCTGAAGAATGCTTTGAAACATGAATCTCATCAATGCCAAGTCTTAAGGGCACCGGAGGCCATGGCCTGGCTCGGTGGCCTTCGGTTAATTTGAGCCCTGCATGTTATAGGATTGTGTACATGtgtcaaaatattttataattggTTATTTCATTTGAATATACAATTATCATGTACATCCCCCATGGAAGAGGGGCGAGTCGTTATTAGGAAGACTGTTATTCCGAAAGGTCATTATTCCGAAGATTTGTTAAGGGTCATACTCCAAATTTAAAataagttttgttattccaaaggtTCATTACCCCCAAAGCAAAGGTTTGTTATTCCAaagggtcaaaactccaaaagccTGTTACTGCGAAGGGCTGTCAATATTTCAGAATAATGGTTCTTCGGAATAACAATCCTTGCCAAAAATTTGGAGCAATGATTCTTCAGAATAACAAGccttactctctctctctctctaatatggtcattttcacggtaaagggtgtaactttggatttttaacattttgatccgtagttttctaataaagccacagaattccatgatttttggccacataagtcatctagttagcagctaccttgggtagcataatcatcttcgggagttactgcgttcagttttagcaggcttaaatgtacctaatattgccattttgaaaaactgtaaaaaacagtaacatttttgtaaaaccctgtgttttcttcagttagttcatggataatttttcttatcctgaaagtacggtcatatgttcagtaaacactgccacattagatttaattgtgaacagccctgtatttttgagaaccggacttcgatatttgtcgtttcggaggcttcattttccgttaacaattgttaacaaactttgtgggtatagctttggttcataattcttggttatttcttcacttcttcttgattcataacagttgatatcttaacttgaaatgggtaacaaaaattagttgatttgcaagcttttaaaatttttataaaatcttgacttcaaagagccgattttccgttaacttttttgaatcctccgaaacaaactgttcagcaagcttgggcaaatataaataaaagagctcatccaatctatttatcaaaatgtagcaaagtagatcctcaagtcacttgtttttaaatcatggagatatatatcaccgtttgaaaatgggacccaatacaaactttccgttaacaattgaagcctccgaaacaaatgaagcctccgaaacaacagtaaacttaattatcatctatgcatatctaaattggtatgttccatattgatatctgcattgtaattgttgcatgatatgtgcagaatgtcataaatctaaaaaaaaattgatattatggttaatgcttgaaaaatatactgatatccaagaaagcccgtttcggaggcttcacatgcaaataacaccatacttaacaaatgggtgaaagaattatcatgttataaatctgcaatatctgccgatagaatcattgattcaatacacacaagaaaataacagcttagatgatcccaacagtgttgttttcaaaaaaactacttctgccatgtataaccattgtaaacatgaagcctccgaaacaaaaaaaaaatgacttgctgtgataatttaatttttgtcacaactgaaattcaatacttagaagcaaagcatgaaaattggtaattgtgatattttttacctattttttcatgtcaacttgtagtagttagccaaatattttacttttatgatcacctgtgttgttaactgaagcctccgaaacacaaatcgcttgaattgccaattctaaaaataactccaatttctgtgaaacttggctgggaggttcctttcatcaagtagtatttgtacatgaagttagacatttaaattattttaggaacccaattaaaacttaaaaaatatgtttaaggttgggaaatttccattgcaaatgacccttgatgttaaaaattttcaaaattgcaattacaaacatagcaaaacatggtataaaatttaacttatatctgttgacttactttggaatgggatttcacatgtattccagctttcatgtcataattttctgagcttatgtaaaatacatttttcttagattttaaccaaaatgttatggaaatgtcaaatttttatcagaaatcaaaaggtttaagccttgaaacactattttactggaatttaagttgcttctatgcatgattacagtaaacagaaacatatttaagtggtttgaaattttgaccctaaaaatcaaaagttacaccctttaccgtgaaaatgaccatatatgttaAAAGTGACTTATTAGTTTGAAAGATAATTATGTTATAGTATTTTGTACAGTATGTGTCGGTAGAAATAAATTGCCATATTGcttaatttacaaacaaacacgAGATCTAAATACATGTACTATGTGTTCTTATTTTGTAAGCTTAAAATGGGCTATTTTATTCGAAATccatatatgggcaattccaagcgttgcggaatgatgcaaactgccttcgtacaaatttctttttgatgcagcagccaaatatgtattaacagcataaggtgaatagcataatgttaaagtatttttgataagtgaatgattaaggtaggagaaacttttccaaaccaccctaatttcctaatttgcatatgcaaagttcAAGCGCTATGGAATGATGCGCACGGGAGCAGTctttttgcactaaaacatttttaacaaactctgtgagtttagtaatctgagatattaaatttgccacttaatgtaaagcttaggatgtaaactgacaattgtaagtatcgatttaaaaaaaaatgggcatcgtctctttatgccGAATTTGCCGACACTAGGTCACGCTatggaatgatgcaaggagcgttgctatggaatgatgctgtgtgtaaaatccatagaaaatgaaaagcagtccatgtttgaaaataaaaataaatatctcaataaatttgagtaaattgtgttttatatacttagctacttatgttagctgacaaatatcaatatttatccaaaaatatttatcaccgattttttaaaatccgataacttgtgttgcatggtcacattttgaaactaaaattatgtcaacattctgCTAGTCTAAgattcttggaagtgaaatttagcactggaTGTTAGCCATAgaatgtaacataacaactatcaccatctatcaagaaataatcatcactgtttttattttatcgtaaatttaaagaaaaaatccttgcaatccatgaatccttatggcgCTATGGAATGATGCAGGGGTTTTGTGGAGAAATGTCACTGacaatggttcaggcaatgctgaaacatcaattactgtaaagatagttctgtgcaatgcatttcagaaagttttaacccaaaattgtgaatatttttttcaaacgggcacattatgaattatgcatcattccatAGCGCTATGAATtatgcaactttaattggtcgttaccgCCATAAATTagacttttgaaaattatttttgtttcattggatggggatgaataaatttgctttgcattctagtttcaatgaaaatcaaccttattttaaaattgcagtggtaataaatgatacttttatgcgttggaatgatgcttttaatcgtaaaattggtactcaaacaatgctgacggctacacgttataaaatttgaaaatttctggtgtttatattttgagctagttataaactttatattcacatgcataatttgtttccaaaattttacagtacagagcagttgctgtgtttttagttttgctgcttttaccagtcaagaatatgcaaatttatgcgaattaggatgtttttctaacaatggacaccatttcctcctaaaaaagtacgttttcagaaaatatcgcttttttagctacaatatgagaccaaaatcacataattgacttgatttttaaattttgacaatttgggcgaggttgcttggaattgaccatatatatgtgacatgatcaaggccAAGGGAATGTGTCGCaggtcggcaattttcaattaaaactttttaacatcatttctggcagtttacaaatgctacatttggatgcaaaccccatcaaaatcggacatctggtattcagttatgagcaatttatcaatggctgaaaacaatataaaacaaaagaatttgaacactgtttttgccaatatctcaaaaacaatattagcgacatccgactcattccccttgatcatgtcacatatatccaTATGGAAGATGGGAGCGAGGCATTATTTGGAAGGACTGTTATTCCGAACGTTGTTATTCTGAAGGTTTGTTATTCCAAAGGGttattactccgaatttaaaataagccTTGTTACTCCGAAGGGCCGTTACTCAATTTCAGAATAATGGTGCTTTGGAATAACCATCCTTGCCAACAATTCAGAGTAATTGCCCTTTGGAATAATGAGCCCGACTGTAAATGACCCTTTGAAGTAACAAGCTTTCAGAgtattgacccttcggaataacgacataGCCTTCAGAGTAGTATCAAACCTTTGGAATAACGATAACCATGGAAGATGTGATCTTAATCTTCCTCAAGGGGTATAGTTTCAGTTTGAACcaaaggggagcatgacctacctAGCAGTGGTTGCACTCAAATATAGAGAGAAAGCATAGACGCataagctgccatgtgtagctgccatgtagatgagtacaataaaatgtatataaatttcCAAATGTTCAAATGGCAGCTTAcccattgcacttacccatttctggcaccAAGCAGTTGACAAAAGGAACGGTATGAGTTTTAAAAAGGAGATACATATATTAAGGAAGTACGTTACCTTTATGATatggaaatttctgcatttcggtcaatttttctttttctttgaaaaaagatgGGTGTTTATACGAGACTGGTGTATATCATGGAGGAAGTACATTTTTGTAGGCCTGATTGTAAGATACTAAACGCAATATGAACAAATCTGACCACCCTCGTTGAAGTACTAtcaaaataaatagaaataaattTGACAATCACTCATTCATTCCTTTTATTCTCCTTTCATTTAATTATGCAGATTCACTAAGTGCAAATCAATCCTACACTGTCATCAGCGGCAAATTAGAAACCAGTCAATGTTGGACAACATCTAGACAACTGAAGTATTGGGTAGACAAGAACAATTGAAACAACTTTACGAGTTAGCGAAGGAGACCAATAAGCCTTTTGTGCCACCTGACCAACAGTCATGATATGCACAGAGAAGTGTACTAGGTTATAAGGTGTGTGTTCTTGTAACAAATAGCTTTCTCAGGATTCATTTAATGCATGCTTGATACACTATGGTCCACAATGGCATCATCtcaatggcattgttcaataacctcaataaaacaatcatagtgcaaaatttgacctcaagttgaagagtatatgagtttttgtacccgaatcttcaaaggtcattcaatgaatgtacaaatatattggggttaaagaaatgtaccttgatagatgagcatgttgtggatcctagtgataaatCTGACCAAGACAGTAAGCAATCGCTCAAGTACATGTAGATTTCATATTTATACAATCAGTTAACAATTAAGACTCTATAGTGTAAACTTGTTCCTTGTGTACATTTAATTAGATCTTTCTTTGCATCTGATTGTATAATTGATGATAACATGGTGGGGTTGGGACAAGACCAGTGTGTAAAACAAATGGGAGACCCATCCCACTTGTCTCATCTCTCCTCAGGACTTAATCAGTTAAGGCATCATTCTACCTTCTGCGATGTCACCATCATTGTTGTTGATCAAAGATTTCCTGCTCACAAAGCAGTTCTAAGCTGTGCCAGTGACTACTTCCAAGGAATGTTCTCGTCTGGTTTTCAGGAGAGTACAATGAGTGAGATAACTGTTCCTGGAACTGAAGAAAGCTTTGCCCAAATCTTGAACTTCATTTATACAGGGCATTTCAGTCTCTCAGTAAGAACAGTCACAGGTATTCTCAAAATGGCCGGCTACATGGTTTTGACCAAAGCCGTAGAATTATGTGCGGAGTACCTGAAAGATATCAGAAAGAAGCTTCCAGTGGAAGACTTCTTTGAGGTCTGGTCAATTGCTAGCAATCATAATAGTCTTTCAGAAGTTGCGCTAATGTACAGAAGGTATGTGATTGAGGACTTTGTGAAATGTGTCAATTCAAGAGTATTTCTGGAGAATTCTTCCGCAAGTGTCATGATGGAGATCTTAAGCGATGAAGAAATAGAGGCAGACACCACGACAGAGGAACAGATTCTGCAAGGAACGGTGACATGGCTGAAGTATGATTGGGAGCAGCGTGAGATCCATGCTGTTGACCTCCTGCAGAAGATTCATCTTGGTTTGGTGCCAATTGACAGACTCAAACAGATCCTTGGTGATGAGATAATGGCCATACCAGAGTGTATGGACATGGTGGAGGAGGTAGTCAAGTTAAGTGATATCATGGATACAACTTCACCCCAATCAATGAAGAGTCACCCAGATTTGTTTGCGACCAGAAACACCATTACAATCCCCGTGTTTGTTACTAAAGATGATGATGGTGAGCTGGCCTCCGGTTTGTCAATCGGATGTAGTACTAAAGCATCATGTTACAAGCTCACTAAACTTGCAGATTTTCCGAGAAAATTTACATATCAAAAGTCCGATGTTCTGATTAATTCGATTGGGCTAGTGTTTTCTGGTGCAGGTCATTTGTATGGTGGAGGAGGCAAGGACTTTCCACTGTACGGTACAACACCTGAAAGACTAGAAAGTCATTACAAGTGTCTGTCTGAAAACAATTTCTTCCGATACAATTCTGAGAAGAACGTATGGGATGTGCTTCCACCGATGATTAAGATTCGCCACTCGCCCTTAATGATTCAGGTAGACGAATGTATTTATTCGTTTGGTTTCGCTGAAAATGACCTGACAATGAACAATGTTATGGAAAAGTATAGTTTTCCCAGGAATAAGTGGGAAATTGTTAAAGATGGGCTCGGCTTTACCGCACACAATGTTGTTAAATTGAATGGGTGTCTGTTGGTCAAAGGAGTACTGAGTTTTGATGCGTACAATCGCAATGAAGAATATCATAGCCTCTTGCATAGAAGACACATTGTCAAGGTAGCCCTGTACAAACCAGCCAAAGATAAATGGTTGGAGGTTTCGTGTGACGTAGGTGTAGGAAAGTGGTCATACTTTGTCGAGGTTGACAATATCTGCTACCTGATCAAAAACTCTAACCAAGTGAAGAGGGTACTTTGTGACTTTGAGAGTGATAGGCCTTCGATTATGATTGCAGAGACTGTGAGAAAAGGTACCGACACTTATAGGAAAGTTAGAAGAGCTGACCAGGCTGTAGATGAATTCACATTTGATAAACGCAAACTTGGCATGATACCAATGCCATGCAAGTGTGAATCTCACGCAGAGAATGAAGTCAACAGAGATGATTCAGAAGAAGATCCATAGTAGTGTTGCACTACTGCAGCTTAGTCGTGGACTATGTTGCATCAAATACTTACATCCACGTGGTCAGTATTATCGCGATTATAAATCTGCAAGAGGACTTATTTGGAGGTCAAAAGGCAAGCTAGGTTACTAATAATGTCATAAAATgggttttttcatttcaaatccacactgcccttgtggaagattttggaaatacattCCACCCtgttgaaaattttggaaatatattccacagggagagtatgaatttcatatgttatgaacacattagcagctacatttgaaacacaccctccctctgtgaaagattcagatcttaatctttctcagaggatgtatgaaattcaaatggagttggtaatgtgttcattccatttgaaattcatactcctcctgtggaagatatttccaaaatcttgtaAGCCATGTAATATCCAAAGTATGTGGAGAGGCGAAAGTCTTATGAagtaatattaattatttttgcCATGATTGGTTGGaaacaatattttcattttagTGTAATATGACTGTTTGTTCTATTCTGCTGGGTTTAGCCTTGTTGCACGGAACAGTCTGTATTTACCTGATATTACCCTTCCCAGTGCTAATGAAATCAAATTTTATAGTACAAatgtcatttgaatgaacacagctgccaacctTGCGTATGTGTACTAAAATACTagccaatcacaagtgagttAGATTCACTTCAGCGTTACATACACACAGGTGACACTGGTGTACATCACAACGGTGTATGCCAACCATCAACACACTGTGTTGGCAGCTGTgtttattcaaatgaaatttttagtATAGCAATTATCATGCATGTGtgctattattatatgaattTTTGGTAGTTTAGCTGAAgtaagcttatgatatatacttgAACTTGATATTGAAGTTGAACTTGATATATGTGCCACCCTCCCCAGTGCTAATGAATTCAAATTCTATAGTAAAaaattcatttgaatgaacacagctgccaattATCAGCTGTGTCTGATCTGACCAAGATAGTAATTTCAATATATATCGCGATTGCACAACCTTGCGTCcttactaaccaatcacaagtgagttggaTTCGCTTTGCGTTACGCACACACAGGTGTACATGCCAATCATCGTCacactgttggcagctgtgtttattcaaatgaaatttttagtATAGTAATTATTTATGCATGTGTGCTAtttaatattaggccaaaaaaaaaaattgttgtgttgccctcaaccgtcctaccctaaatcctgaaaaatcagggtcgcaatttttttttttttttttttttgaatgatgatttttacagatttgttcaaaaactcaatgtttttcacttaaaattaatattttattgtaagactagtctttaattgttgtctaacaggtatccagaagtcaaaattgacaaatgtccctaattgaacaagcattatttaatatttgagggatttttaaaactgaaggtttaaaaaaaaaaaaaaaaaagaatccgaccgtcctacccaaatttcacatttttccacttgagggcaacacaacaatttttttggccttatatgaaCACAGTCCCAATCGCATAATACCAGATTTCTTGTTATTCCATGGTATGATCTGATTTTTTCCAGAAACATAGCATTCACTGTAGAAACATAATTCAGTTAGTAACATAATGTTGCATACATGTAGTAAACACATCTAGTTGTTTTTGAGTCTGCTTGGGACCATACTAATGAATGAAATATGCTCTCCCTTGTTGTACTTAAGTTAAATAATtgactttttgtgtgtgtgaataGGCTACCTTGGTAGTGAATTGTCTTAATTATTTATGTGTGGTTGTAAATTTTTAATCTTTAGTTGGTATGCTTGGTGTActctccattccagaaaaatacagtggcCAACTTATTTTTTGGGAgttcaaaaaatatattatcctgttttaaaaagGAATGATAACAAAATCTGAATCCGTTAGATAGTTCTAACTTGCAATGAAagttacattttaatatttggtcaatttttggaattaAAGTGCCCCAAACATGTGGAGGTTTTTGTGTAACGTTTTTTGTATACAacctgtacatacatgtactgtaacaatcaagcccatagacttgtaccaagactaatttcaggcTACACATTCTAAGTTTTGGAAAACATACTTTTAAATCTTCcaattctcaaaaataataaaatatattgtgAGATACTTGTGctaagtcttagaattttgtgactagaATTGTAATGCTTTTGGCCcttttcccctcaaattgcaaatatATGAAAATTGGACTTTTGTAGTTAattaaaagattaagattttatatatttatattggcAAAACaaggtaatattttttttttaaattccaaaaaattagttctgaatttttctggaatcaggagtaattAAATGATGGTCATTGcttatttgtaatatttgtaaataGGTTACTTTGATAGTGACTGTTATcttttaaattatttatgtgtgcatgtacatgactttgtgaaaatttgTAGTTTCTGAAAGTGGGTGTATTCTTGGTGTAAAGTAGCCCATACGTGTCCAAtttttattgggcaatatcaaataCCCTAtaaacaaaatctaccattgtacacTGTACACACGATCCTTAGTATACAATGGTAGATTGACACAGTGCCTGGGCACACCCATTTCCAAAAACTAAATATACAACCGTAGTAATTAATGTTCAATATGGATTTTACTGAAGAATTCtgaccaaaatatgaaaataatggaGACTACTGAATAAGTTAAAGAAATACTGTTGAAGTCAAAATGCTATTTAATACCAGTGCATTTGGTTCTTTTGATGTCCTATTACCTTCCCGCACGCAGTGCAGGTACAGTGTTATCACATATGCGCTCGCCTAATATTACGATCACAGTCATAAATCGTATACAGTTTATTAttaaatctcagattttgtcagaAATACAGCATATTAGGCTTGGATTTTTGTAGGGTGTCTTAGTTCATCAAAGTAcattaaattagtgaaaatatctagatttctaaaaaaaaaaaaaaaaatgaggacaGGCTCATGAGAAAATcttataataatgttttaataagcTTTAATGCTTTTATACATAATGTGAAAATACTGATTTTTCATATGGAAATTACTGATTTTAAATTTGAGaatattgaaatatattttttttaatgttgattCTGCCTTTAATACATGTATGCTAAAAGGTAAAACCAATTCTGCCTTTTTTAGTTTGAAAGAATATCATGTTATAATATTTTGTACTGTGTGTGTTCGTAGAAATAAATTGCTATATTGcctaatttacaaacaaacatgaaatctAAAAATGTGTTCTTATTTTGTAAGCTTATAATGAGCTTTTTCAAGTGAAATCCATATGGAAGATGGGTGTactccaaagggtcattactctGAATTTAAATATGgtttgttattccgaagggtcaatacTCCAAAAGCCTGTTACTCTGAAGAGCCAGTACTCGGTTCTTTGGAATTATGAtccttgccaaaaatatttggagtaatgacccttcagaaAAACAAGTTTTACTGTACATTTGTAGTAATGACCCTTTGAAGTAACAAGCCTTTGGAATATTGACCCTTCAGAATAACAAACCTTCATAGTAATGAACctttggagtaatgaccctttggaataaTTAACGAACTATAACCATGGaggacacaaccttaatctttcacacattagcaggttttctttaagcattttgctgaaggggtattccGTTTTATTtgtaccctttcaattgtgaatttctCATCTGAGGGGGTATAAAACATTGcccagaggttttttttttcattataataaTGTGCCTCAATTTCAatgaattgttgacccaattgtTTTTTGCCAGGATGcttaatgcggcccatacatgatcatacttatacatagaactacccaccttcaatgttgatacaaatacaaattgcattaatctACCGATTATGCGAAACACAAAAACCCTCTCACACAGAGATTTTTCTGACCTGTCCCTAAGACCGACCTATCGGCGCCCTTTGAGCTGAGCGCATGCGTAA
Above is a window of Amphiura filiformis chromosome 20, Afil_fr2py, whole genome shotgun sequence DNA encoding:
- the LOC140141877 gene encoding kelch-like protein 32 isoform X1, giving the protein MVGLGQDQCVKQMGDPSHLSHLSSGLNQLRHHSTFCDVTIIVVDQRFPAHKAVLSCASDYFQGMFSSGFQESTMSEITVPGTEESFAQILNFIYTGHFSLSVRTVTGILKMAGYMVLTKAVELCAEYLKDIRKKLPVEDFFEVWSIASNHNSLSEVALMYRRYVIEDFVKCVNSRVFLENSSASVMMEILSDEEIEADTTTEEQILQGTVTWLKYDWEQREIHAVDLLQKIHLGLVPIDRLKQILGDEIMAIPECMDMVEEVVKLSDIMDTTSPQSMKSHPDLFATRNTITIPVFVTKDDDGELASGLSIGCSTKASCYKLTKLADFPRKFTYQKSDVLINSIGLVFSGAGHLYGGGGKDFPLYGTTPERLESHYKCLSENNFFRYNSEKNVWDVLPPMIKIRHSPLMIQVDECIYSFGFAENDLTMNNVMEKYSFPRNKWEIVKDGLGFTAHNVVKLNGCLLVKGVLSFDAYNRNEEYHSLLHRRHIVKVALYKPAKDKWLEVSCDVGVGKWSYFVEVDNICYLIKNSNQVKRVLCDFESDRPSIMIAETVRKGTDTYRKVRRADQAVDEFTFDKRKLGMIPMPCKCESHAENEVNRDDSEEDP